The proteins below come from a single Staphylococcus sp. MI 10-1553 genomic window:
- a CDS encoding DNA polymerase — protein MNIDIETYSSNDILKCGVYKYVEAKDFEILIIAYSIDGGSVSAIDMTMLDDTEFHASYETFKIALFDPNVKKYAFNANFERTCLAKHFDADMPPEEWSCTMVNATRLGLPSSLEKVGDALNLQNQKDKAGKNLIRYFSVPCKPTKVNGGRTRNLPMHAPDKWQQFIDYCIRDVEVEMSIAKKIKDFPITKEEQKYWNLDQRINDRGIKLSKELMVGANELDKMSKEDLLKQAIQITGLENPNSTSQLLKWLNEEQGLDISNLQKKTVQDYLKNATGKAKQMLGIRLQMSKTSVKKYNKMHEMMCADERVRGLFQFYGASTGRWAGRGVQLQNLTKHYMSDVELDIARDFIKAQRFDDLSLLLATPPQDLLSQLVRTTFVAKEGYILAVSDFSAIEARVIAWYAKEQWRLDVFNTHGKIYEASAAQMFGVPIESITKGDPLRQKGKVSELALGYQGGPGALKAMGALDMGIKESELQGLVDSWRKANPNIVNFWKACQDAAINTVRSRKTHYTHGLRFYIKKGLLMIELPSGRSLAYPKARISENEWGAPVVEYMGLDINRKWAKLKTYGGKLVENIVQATARDLLAVSMLRLDNAGFNIVGHVHDEVIVEIPKNSNGLAKIEKIMSKPVKWAEGLNLNSDGFTSPFYMKD, from the coding sequence ATGAATATTGATATAGAGACATACAGTAGTAATGACATCTTAAAATGTGGTGTCTATAAGTATGTTGAAGCTAAAGACTTTGAAATATTAATCATAGCTTATTCGATAGATGGCGGTTCAGTGAGTGCTATTGATATGACGATGCTAGATGATACTGAGTTTCATGCTTCATATGAAACTTTCAAAATTGCATTGTTCGACCCAAATGTTAAAAAATACGCATTTAATGCAAATTTTGAACGTACATGTTTAGCTAAACATTTTGATGCTGACATGCCTCCTGAGGAATGGTCTTGCACGATGGTCAATGCTACTCGTCTTGGTTTACCCTCTTCGCTTGAAAAAGTGGGAGATGCGCTGAATTTGCAGAATCAAAAGGATAAAGCAGGTAAAAACCTCATCAGATACTTTTCAGTGCCATGTAAGCCTACGAAAGTAAATGGCGGACGTACTCGCAATTTGCCTATGCATGCGCCAGACAAATGGCAGCAGTTTATTGATTACTGCATAAGAGATGTTGAGGTAGAAATGTCTATTGCTAAAAAAATAAAAGATTTTCCTATTACTAAAGAAGAGCAAAAATATTGGAATCTAGATCAGCGTATTAATGATAGAGGCATCAAATTGTCAAAAGAGTTGATGGTCGGTGCTAATGAATTAGACAAGATGAGTAAAGAAGATTTGTTAAAACAAGCGATTCAAATTACAGGATTAGAAAACCCTAACAGCACAAGCCAATTGCTTAAATGGTTGAATGAAGAACAGGGATTAGACATATCAAACCTGCAAAAGAAAACAGTACAAGATTATTTAAAAAATGCTACTGGGAAAGCTAAACAGATGCTTGGAATTCGACTTCAAATGTCGAAAACAAGCGTTAAAAAGTATAACAAGATGCACGAAATGATGTGTGCAGATGAACGTGTGCGTGGTTTGTTTCAGTTTTATGGTGCTAGTACAGGACGTTGGGCAGGTAGAGGCGTACAACTGCAAAATTTAACAAAACATTACATGAGTGATGTGGAGTTAGACATTGCGCGTGATTTTATCAAGGCACAACGTTTTGATGATCTAAGTTTGTTATTAGCTACTCCACCACAAGACTTACTCAGTCAGTTAGTTCGAACGACTTTTGTGGCTAAAGAGGGTTATATCTTAGCCGTAAGCGACTTTTCAGCCATTGAGGCACGTGTTATTGCCTGGTATGCGAAAGAACAGTGGAGACTGGACGTGTTTAATACACATGGCAAAATTTATGAGGCGTCAGCTGCACAAATGTTTGGTGTACCTATCGAATCAATTACAAAAGGTGACCCACTTAGGCAAAAAGGAAAGGTGTCTGAGTTGGCGTTAGGTTATCAAGGCGGGCCAGGTGCGTTAAAAGCAATGGGTGCGTTAGACATGGGCATTAAAGAATCTGAGTTACAAGGCTTAGTGGACAGTTGGAGAAAAGCAAATCCTAATATCGTCAATTTTTGGAAGGCATGTCAAGATGCTGCCATCAATACAGTACGTTCTAGAAAAACGCATTATACGCATGGGCTTCGCTTCTACATTAAAAAAGGACTGTTAATGATTGAACTGCCAAGCGGACGTTCGCTTGCATACCCTAAAGCTAGGATAAGTGAGAACGAGTGGGGGGCTCCAGTTGTTGAGTATATGGGATTAGACATAAATAGAAAATGGGCCAAATTAAAAACGTATGGCGGTAAACTGGTCGAAAACATTGTGCAAGCTACTGCTAGGGATTTGTTGGCAGTCTCGATGTTAAGGCTTGATAATGCCGGATTTAATATTGTTGGACATGTGCATGATGAGGTAATCGTGGAGATACCTAAAAACAGCAACGGATTAGCAAAAATAGAAAAAATTATGAGTAAGCCGGTTAAATGGGCAGAGGGTTTAAATCTAAACAGTGACGGCTTTACATCGCCATTTTATATGAAAGATTAA
- a CDS encoding DUF2815 family protein, protein MKAKLIGTKVITGKVRASYAHIFEPHRMQEGQDAKYSVSLIIPKTDTSTIQAIQKAIEEAKEAGKAKFGGKIPASLKTPLRDGDVEREDDPNYQGAYFINASSKNAPGIVDQNKIRLTEPSTVVSGDYIRASINMYAFNTSGNKGIAAGLNNIQLIEKGEPLGGASSAEDDFDEIDTDDDDLL, encoded by the coding sequence ATGAAAGCAAAATTAATCGGAACAAAAGTTATTACTGGGAAAGTACGTGCGTCATACGCTCACATTTTTGAACCTCATCGCATGCAGGAAGGGCAAGATGCTAAATATTCAGTGAGCTTAATCATTCCTAAAACTGATACAAGCACAATCCAAGCGATTCAAAAGGCTATTGAAGAAGCTAAAGAAGCGGGCAAAGCAAAATTTGGGGGTAAAATACCCGCTAGTTTAAAAACACCTTTGCGTGACGGTGATGTTGAACGTGAGGATGACCCTAATTACCAAGGTGCGTATTTTATCAATGCTTCTAGTAAAAATGCACCTGGAATAGTCGACCAAAACAAAATTCGCTTAACTGAACCGAGTACGGTTGTCAGTGGTGATTACATTAGAGCATCAATCAATATGTACGCTTTCAATACAAGTGGGAATAAAGGGATTGCTGCAGGTCTTAACAATATTCAACTTATTGAAAAAGGTGAACCGCTTGGCGGGGCGAGCAGTGCTGAAGATGATTTCGATGAAATTGATACAGATGATGACGATTTATTGTAG
- a CDS encoding DUF2800 domain-containing protein — translation MKLDHTNRAHAKLSASGAKQWLNCPPSIKASEGIGDRTSIFAEEGTFAHELSELYFSHKYGGLTEFEFNKAFSNYQHNEYYSEELREYVEQYVDMVEERVNEAIARDSDAITMFETRLDLGKYVPESFGTGDVIVYADGVLEIIDLKFGKGVEVSAIDNPQLRLYGLGAYELFNVLEEVHTVKMTIIQPRIDNFSTEEMDAKMLVAWGTDYVKPRAELAFKGEGEFKAGEHCMFCKIKHSCRARSEFMQDVPNTPAHLLSDDEIAELLYRVPTIKKWAEEVESYALGQMLEHGKAYPGWKLVEGRSRRVIVDTQAVQEKLIKEGYKVEKITETKLLSITNLEKLVGKNAFNELAGDYIDKPPGKVTLAKETDKRKAIIQSAEDEFDKI, via the coding sequence ATGAAGCTAGATCATACGAATCGAGCACATGCCAAATTGAGCGCGAGCGGTGCTAAGCAATGGCTCAATTGTCCGCCTAGTATTAAAGCGAGTGAAGGTATTGGAGATAGAACTTCCATATTTGCTGAGGAAGGTACTTTCGCCCACGAATTAAGTGAGTTGTACTTTAGCCATAAATACGGTGGGTTGACAGAATTTGAGTTTAATAAGGCATTTTCAAATTATCAGCATAACGAATATTACAGTGAGGAATTACGTGAATACGTTGAACAATATGTCGACATGGTTGAAGAACGTGTCAATGAAGCAATTGCGCGCGACTCGGATGCTATAACGATGTTTGAAACAAGACTTGATTTAGGGAAGTATGTACCTGAGTCATTCGGGACTGGTGATGTAATTGTGTATGCGGATGGTGTGCTTGAAATCATAGACCTTAAATTTGGTAAAGGTGTTGAGGTGTCAGCTATAGACAATCCTCAATTACGTCTTTATGGTCTAGGTGCCTACGAACTGTTTAATGTGTTGGAGGAAGTACACACCGTTAAAATGACAATCATCCAACCTCGGATTGATAATTTTTCGACTGAAGAAATGGATGCAAAGATGTTGGTTGCTTGGGGTACGGACTATGTTAAACCTAGAGCCGAACTTGCTTTTAAAGGTGAAGGTGAGTTCAAAGCAGGTGAGCATTGTATGTTTTGTAAAATTAAACATTCTTGTCGTGCGCGTTCTGAATTTATGCAAGATGTACCTAACACACCTGCACATTTATTAAGTGATGATGAAATCGCTGAACTACTTTATAGAGTACCTACAATTAAAAAGTGGGCGGAAGAGGTCGAGAGTTACGCGCTCGGGCAGATGCTTGAGCATGGAAAAGCTTATCCGGGGTGGAAACTTGTCGAGGGACGTTCAAGGCGTGTTATCGTTGACACACAAGCCGTGCAAGAAAAGTTGATTAAAGAAGGTTATAAAGTTGAAAAAATAACAGAAACTAAACTGCTGAGCATTACAAATCTTGAAAAATTAGTTGGTAAAAATGCATTTAATGAACTGGCAGGCGATTACATAGATAAGCCACCAGGCAAAGTGACATTAGCAAAAGAAACGGATAAGCGCAAAGCAATTATACAGTCGGCTGAAGATGAATTCGACAAAATTTAA